In Actinopolyspora saharensis, the genomic window AGCGGGACGGCCGCGAGGTTGTAGCCGAAGGCCCAGACCAGGTTCCCCCGGATCGTGCCGAGCGTCCGGCGGGAGAGCTTGATCGCGTCGGGCACCGCGGTGAGGTCGTCGCGCACCAGGATCAGGTCCGCGGCGGAGATCGCCACATCGGTGCCCGCCCCCACGGCGAGGCCGAGTTCGGCGGTGGCCAGGGCCGGGGCGTCGTTGACCCCGTCGCCGACCATCGCCACCCGACGCCCCCGCTCCCGCAAGCGCTCGAGCTCGGCGACCTTCTCCCCGGGCAGCACCCCGGCCACCACCTCGTCGATGCCCACCTCGGCGGCGACCGAACGCGCCGTGGCCTCGTTGTCCCCGGTGAGCAGCACGGTGCTCATCCCGAGCCGGGACAGCTCGCGCACCGCCGCCTCGGCCGAGGACTTGACCCGATCGGAGAGCGCGAGCACCGCGACCACGGCGTCGTCGCAGCCGACCAGGACGGTGGTGCGTCCCGCGCTCTCCCACTCGGAACGCTGCCGGTCCAGCTCGTCCGGGACCGGCACCTCGCGGTCGGTGAACAGCTTCGCCCTGCCGACCAGGACCCGGTGTCCCTCGACCTCGCCGCGCGCACCGAGCCCCGGTTCGTTCACGAAGCCCTCCACGGAGGGCAGCGACTCGCCCTCCCCGAGCGACTCGGCGCGCGCCGCCGCGACCACGGCCGCGGCCACCGCGTGCTCGGAGGCGTGCTCCACCGCTCCGGCCAGCCGCAGCACCCGCTCCCGCGAGAAGCCGGACGCGCAGCACGCGTCCGTCAACGACATGCCGCCCGTGGTGACCGTCCCGGTCTTGTCCAGCACGACGGTGTCGACCTCCCTGGTCGACTCCAGGGCTCGGTACCCCTTCAGGAAGATCCCCAGCTGGGCCCCGCGCCCGGAGGCGGCCATCAACGCGGTCGGAGTGGCCAGCCCCAGCGCACAGGGGCAGGCGATGACCAGCACGGACAGCGCCACGGTGAACGCGCGTTCGGGACCGGCCCCCAGCAGCAGCCACCCGGCCAGGGTCAGCGCGGCCAGCACGAGCACGGCCGGGACGAAGTGGGCCGAGATGCGGTCGGCGAGCCGCTGCACGGCGGCCTTGCCGCTCTGCGCCTGCTCCACCAGCCGGACCATCCCGGCCAGCTGGGTATCGCCGCCGACCTCGGTGGCCTCGGTCAGCAGCCAGCCGTTGGAGACGACGGTCCCACCGGTGACCTCGGCGCCCTCGGTGACCTCGGCGGGGACGGACTCGCCCGTCATGGAGCTGCGGTCCACGGCGGCCCGCCCGCGCACCACGCGCCCGTCGGTGGCGATCGTGCCCCCCGAGCGCGTGACGAAGTGCTGGCCCACGCGCAGCTGCTCCGCCGGAATCTCCCGCTGCGTGCCGTCCGCCTCCTGCACCGTGGCGGTCTTGGCGCTCAGCTCGGCCAGCGCGCGCAGCGCGCTGCCTGCCTTGCGCTGGGCCTTCGCCTCGAAGTAGCGCCCGGCCAGCACGAAGGTGGTCACCCCGGCAGCCACCTCGAGGTAGGCGGCGCCGTCGGTGTTGAGCAGCAACCACAGCCCCGAGGCGTCGGCAGGGGCCCCGCTGGGCGTGAACATCGCGTACAGCGACCACACGCAGGCCGCGGCTATGCCGACCGAGACCAGGGTGTCCATGGAGGAGGAACCGTGCCTGGCGTTGATCAGCGCGGCCCGGTGGAACGGCCAGGCCGCCCACCCCGCCACGGGCAGCGCCAGCGCCACGACCAGCCACTGCCAGCCGGGGAACCGCGCCTCGGGCAGCACCGTGAACAGGATCGCCAGGTCGGCCAGGGGGATGAACAGCATGACGGCCACGGCCAGCCTGCGCCACAGGTCGCGCACCCGCTGCTCGGAGTCCTCCTCCAGGGACTGCTCGGCGGGGCGCAGCACCTCGGCCCGGTAGCCCGCCTTCTCGACCGTTCCGGTGAGCAGCTCGTCCTCGGTTTCGGGGGCGGCGGTGACGCTGGCCCGCGCGGTGGCGTAGTTGACGCTGGCCCGCACCCCGTCGAGCTTGTTCAGCTTGCGCTCCACCCTGGTCGCACACGCGGCACAGGTCATACCGCCCACGGTCAGCTCGACCGAGCGCTGATCCGCAGCGTGCTCGGCCGTCGAGGGCTCCGCGGACATCGTCATCCGGACACCTTTCGTGCGTCTCGTCGTGGTGGAGCACTCCCCGCCACGGCGTCCGACCTCCAACTCGGGCTGTGCGCCCGCTTTGCGACCCCCTCACGCGCTCGCGCGGTGGGCGACCGGGGAGGACCCGGGGTCCTCCGACTCCGCGTCCTCCGCGGGGCCGGGGACGATCCCCGGTTCACCGTCCTCGTCCGGGGCCGCGCCCGCGTGACCGGCCTCCGGGGTGCCGGGAAACCCTTCCGGCCCGCGCAACACCGCCAACACTGCCACCAGCGCCAACCCGAGCAGTACGGGTACGTGAGAAAGCACCCGTGCCAGCCCCACGCGGTCGGTGAGCAGGTCCAGCAGGCACAGTCCACCGAGCGCGGCGGTGAAACTGGCCAGCACCGGCAGTTGAGCGGCCGCGTGCCTGGAGCGCAGCGCCACCCAGAGCAGCGCCACTGCCAGCGCCGCGTTCCACGCCCCCGTCTCGTGGTCGACGTGCGCGACGGTGTCGTGCGCGGCCCCGGGCAGCACCCGAACCTCCGCTCCGGTGAGATACAGCACCGCCGTGCCGAGCTGGAGCAGCGCCACCAGAACGAGCAGCCAGCGCACCCCGAGCCGCAGCGGCCTTCCCTCGGCCCCGCGCAGCCGGTCCAGCCTGCTCGGTCGCAGGGCGGGCAGCACCGCCTCGGTCACATCGGGGCCCGGCTCTGCGGGCATCACCCGGACCGCCCTGGTCAGCGCCGTGGCCTCGCGGTACCAGTCCCGGCAGGAGGCACAGCCGTCCAGGTGCAGCCGTGCTCGACGGCGCTCCTCCGCCGTCGCCGCCCCGTCGAGCTCGGCGGAGAGGATCTCGACACTCGTCACGCAGTCCACACGGTGCTGGTCGTCCGCGAGCCCCGGTTGGTTCCCGAAGCCGCACGACCGGTCGAGCGAGGCGGCGAGTATCGTTCTCCGAGGTGAGCGCGACCGGTCGGGCGGTGCCGGGCGGCTCGCTCACCGTGACCACGGCAACTCTTCCGGTGGACCTTCCGTCCCCGAGAACTCATTGGACCGGGTGTTGGACGACCAGGAGCTCACGCGTCGTGCGTTCGCGGCCAAGCAGGGCGACACCGCGGCCGCCACCGCGTTCGTCCGCGGGACGCAGCGGCAGGTCTGGCAGCTGCTGCGGCATCTCACCGACGAGAGCTCCGCCGAGGACCTCACCCAGGAGTGTTACCTGCGGGCGTTCCGCTCGCTCAGTTCCTACCGGGGGAAGGCCCCGGCCCGCACCTGGCTGCTCTCGATAGCCAGGAAAGTGGCCGCCGACCACCTGCGGCGCCGCAAACGCCGCCCGCAGCGGGCCGACCACCCCGACTGGCAGCGAGCCGCGGAGCTCGCCCAGCCCCGCACGCCGACGCTGCTGGACGGTTACGCGCTGCGCAGCGCCCTGTCCGCGCTCGGCCCGCAACGGCGCGAGGCGTTCGTGCTGACCCAGGTGCTCGGGCTCAGCTACGCGGAGACGGCGCAGGTCACCGGCTGCCGCGTCGGAACCGTGCGCTCCCGGGTGGCCAGGGCGCGCGAGGACCTGGCCGCGCAGCTGCGCGAGGAGGAGTCCCCCCAGCGCACCGCGGAGTAGCAGAGCGAGTCTGCGGTGCCGGTTGCGTGGGTGGTTCCGTGGCGGAACCTCGGTCGGCTCCCGGCTGCGGGTGCCCCGATATCGGGCAGCGGTCCGGGATTCGCACGGTTTCGCGCGAAACGTTGCCACCGATGACCAGCTGGAAACGTGCGGCGTGGCCGTCTCCCGAGGCCGCTGCGAGCACCCCTTCCGGTACCGCGTGGACACGTAAGGCTGTGATCCCCCCTGATCTCGTGTGAACGGCGAGCAGCCGCGATCCACACGGGATCAGAGGAGGTGAGAGCACTTCCGAACGAGCTCGGCTCGCTTCCGTATACCGGAATTGTGCCTTCGGAGCTTCACCCCGCGCAGGGTGCTACACCTGCGCCGGTCCGGGGGTTGCGCGCAGCGCGGCGAAGATGGGCCGATAGTGCGCGAGCATGAACGCCAGGGCTTACCAAGTACAGGGCCGGGTCCGCCTAGATCCTGCGTTGCCTGACGCGCGAGATTCACCCGCTCTGACCGGGTTCCGCACGGCTGTGAACCGTGGCCGGGTCTTGTTCCCTGCCCACGACCTGCCCGGACCGACCGTGGAGGGGAGCCTGTTCCGTGCTAGACTCAGCACTGCTATTTGATATCTTGGCGGAATCAATTTAGCACGGTTGACCTCCGGTTTCGGCCGGGGGTCTTCTCGTATCTCGGGGGCTCTTTCACTCCGGACGGTCGGACCCGCCCCGTCCGTGACGCTCTCAGCACTCCACGAGACCGGCCGCGCGGGCCGAGGACTACCGCTTCCGGGGCGACTGGTCGCGCAGCTGCTGACGAACCTTGTCCACGTCCCAGCGATGATGACCGCCTGGGGTGGTGAACTCCGGAGTGATCTGGCCAGCTTCCGCGTACCGAGCGATCGACCGACGAGACAACCCGAGTGCTTTCGCGAGCTCCCCCGTCGTCACTGGCTCATCTGACATGGTTTGACCGTATATCGCTCGAACGGTGGACGCGCTCTTCTTGGCTCGTTGTGCATGACTGGTCTATTCTTGTCTCGATTGGCAATTTTTGACCCGATTGGAGAGCTATGAAAGCGGCCGAACCGGACGAGAGCGGCTATCACTACTGGTTGCCCGTGTTCCTGCCGAGTCAGGGACCGCACGGCACGCGACACGCCTTCAAGGGCGGTCGGAATTGGGACGGGCGCAGCGCAGGAACGACCGCGTGCGGGATCGGTGACGTTCCGATGGCCGAACCGTCCGAAATTGACTGGATCATGGCCCCCACCTGCCTGGCGTGCACGTCGGCGCTCGTGGAAGAGCAGCAACGATGAACGAGCTGGGCAGCAAGATCCGGTACGCGATGGTGATGCTCGGCAACGCCGTGGTCGACATCGACGCGGGAAACTACCCGCCCGAGCAACGGGAGGTCCTGGCCCGCGGGCTCGACCAGCTCGCGGCGAGCTTGCGAGCTCCGGATCCGGACGAGCAGGTCGTGGAAGGAGTCTGCTACCCGCCGCATCCGGGTGCCGACTGAGGTCCCGCCACGCAACCACCTACTCGAACCGGGTCCCCGGAAAAGTCTCCACACCAACGCAGGCGCTTACGAGCCTGCGCACCCCGACCGACCGCGGGTTCTCAGTCGCGGGTCTCGCGAGGACAGCCTCGACGTTGTGTAGGTGCCTACCCGATGTCGAGGATCCCGCAGCGAGACCCCGGCTGAGGTTCCGCCAAACGACCACCTACGCAACCGGCACCGCCGAACTCTACGAGGTGACTCCCGGCTCGTCGCTGTGGCCAACGGGGCTGCCGAAGCAGTAAGTTTCCGACGACTGGTTCACACCGTCGGCCGCGGCGCGCCCCGTCGCGTCCTCCGGCGTTGTGGGCCATCGTGCTTGAGCCGGCAACGGCGCCGGTCATCTGGCCAACTTCGTGATCGTTCGCAAGCAGCCCGCCACGGCGGGCTGAACTCAACACAACAAGGACCGGAGGCGCCGGCATGACGCAGGCCGAAACCAACACCGACCCGACGACGCTGCGGCTGCCCAGCGAGCTCATCCCCTCGGACGGGCGATTCGGTTGCGGGCCGTCCAAGGTCCGCACCGAGCAGCTGGCCAGGCTCGCCGACGAGGGGGCCTCCGTGATGGGCACCTCGCACCGGCAGAAACCGGTGAAGTCGCTCGTCGGGCGCGTGCGGGAAGGTCTTCGCCAGCTCTTCTCCCTCCCGGAGGGCTACGAAGTCGTCCTCGGGGTCGGCGGAACGACCGCCTTCTGGGACGCGGCGACAGTCGGGCTGGTCCGGGAGCGCGCGCTGCACCTGACCTACGGTGAGTTCTCCGAGAAGTTCGCCAAGGCGACCCAGAGCGCACCGTTCCTGCAGGACTCGAAGGTCGTCTCCGCGGATCCGGGCGACGCTCCCGATCCCGTGGCCGATCCGAGCGCGGACCTGATCGCCTGGGCGCACAACGAGACCTCCACCGGCGTGATGCTGCCGCCGCAGCGCCCCGCCGGCTCGGAGAACGCGCTCATCGCCGTCGACGCCACCTCCGGCGCGGGCGGGCTGCCCTTCAACGCCGAGAACGCCGACGTCTACTACTTCGCCCCGCAGAAGAGCTTCGCCTCGGACGGTGGGCTGTGGCTCGCCGCCATGAGCCCGGCCGCGCTGGAGCGGATCGGGGAGATCGGCAACACCGACCGCTGGATCCCCGAGTTCCTCTCGCTGACGACCGCGCTGGACAACTCCCGCAAGGACCAGACCTACAACACGCCGGCCGTGGCCACGCTGTTCCTGCTGGCCGACCAGATCGAGTGGATGCTGGAGCAGGGCGGTCTGGACTGGTGCGTCCAGCGCACCGGCGAGTCCTCGCGCAGGCTGTACTCGTGGGCCGAGGCCTCCGAGTACGCGAGCCCCTTCGTGGCCGACCCGGTCAAGCGTTCCCAGGTGGTCGGCACGATCGACTTCGCCGACTCCGTCGACGCCGCGGCCGTGGCCAAGGCGCTGCGCGCGAACGGGATCGTCGACACCGAGCCGTACCGCAAGCTGGGGCGCAACCAGCTGCGCATCGGCACGTTCCCCGCGATCGAGCCGGACGACGTAACCAAGCTCACCCAGGCGATCGACTGGGTGATCGGCAAACTGGGCTGATGCGCTCCTGCGCCGGGGGTAACCGCCCCCGGCGCGGCCCCGTCCGGGTACTTCTACTGATTCGCACCACGCCCCGATTCCGGCAGGATCGCTCGGAGTATCGGTCAACCCGGCGCGTCCTTGCCCACAACTGCGGTCAGCCGGGGTATCGTTATAGCTTGGTGATCTAAAATCAGCGGCAGGCGCGGGGAGGCACCTATGCGAGCGCTGCGAGTGGTGGGACTCGAGGAGGACGGCGAGACGGTCGTCTGTGAGGATCCCGACAACGGCGAACGCTTCGCGGTGCCCGCCGACGAGCGGCTGCGTGCCGCTGCCAGAGGGGATCTCACCCGTCTCGGACAGGCCCAGATCGAGATGGAGGCCCAGATACGCCCCCGCGAGATCCAGGCGCGGGTGCGGGCGGGCGCTTCCGTCGAGCAGATAGCGGCGGAGTCCGGGCTGCCCGAGCAGCGCGTCGAACGCTACGCCCACCCCGTGCTGCTGGAGCGGGCCCAGGTCGCCGAACGGGCCCAGCGGGCGCACCCCGTGCGCGAGGACGGGCCGGACGTGCAGACGCTCGGCGAGGTGGTCGCGCACACCTTCGGAATGCGCGGTCACGACTACGGCGAGACCTCCTGGGACTCCTGGCGCGGCGAAGACGGCAAGTGGATCGTCTCGCTGTACTGGCAGGCCGGACGCACCGAGAACTCGGCGCACTGGACCTTCAACCCCGGCGCCCAGGGCGGAACGATCGCTCCGCTGGACGACGACGCGGTCGACCTGCTCGACCCCTCCCCCAGCCGCCCGCTGCGCACGGTGCGCCCCGTGACCGAGCTGGCCCGGGAGGCCCTCGAGCTGGACCACTCCGAGTCGGAGGAGGACACCGCCCAGCAGTCGGGTCCGGAGCACGGGGATCCCGCTCCCGTGCTGGGAAAGGCCCAGCTAGCCGGGGCGCGCGGCGGTGACGGGGTGGACGGCCCCGGCACGGGAACGCCCCACGTTCCTCCGATGGCCACCGGTCCGCTCGTGGGGGCCACGGTCCAGTCCGCCGATGCGGGCCAGCTGCGCGATGCCGACCAGGACAACCCCGTCGGGGCGGAGCAGGCGGGCAGGACCGCTCCCGACGCCGAGGAGCAGGAGGAGTTCTCCGACGAGGAGGACGACTCCGAGATCTCGCAGGGACGCAAGGACCACCCGATCGTCCCCTCCTGGGAGGACGTGCTGCTCGGGGTGCGTTCCAACCGCTGAAACAGCGCTCGCGGGGCTTCCCGCCGCGGGCCGCGGTCCCCTTCTCCGGTCAACCGCTCCGGCGAACTACGGCTAACTGCCCTTCGGGGTCTCCTCCTTGGGGATCTCCTCGGAGAAGCCCCCGTTCCGGGGGGCCTGTCCCCAGCGCGCGATCTGCCCGCGCTGCGCGATCCGGGCACGCAGTCTCGTACCGGGTCTGCTGACGAGTCTGCCCAGCTCACCACCCGGACCTCGGCCCGCCCGCTGCCGGTTCTCCCCCGGTTCCGAGCTGAGCGCCCTGGTCACGAATCCCGCCGCCACGGAAAGCGCTCCGATCGTCCCGGCCGTCCAACCGAGATAGCTCAGCTCCTCCGGCACTGCTACCGCGAGCAGGGCCAGCAGGATCGCGACGGCACCGATCAAGAACAACACACGCGCGGACGGTGACATGACCATGATTGTGCCCAATGCTTCCGCGGGGAGGCCACGGCCGTCGTGTCACACCAGTGGACAGTCACCGGCCGGGTTCGGTGCGTGTTCGTGCGGCGCGGGGACGGCGGGCGAAAGGACCGCGCGGCCCGTCAACCGAGCAGGCTCAGCGGCAGCACGATCCAGGACAGCGCGATCCCGCAGGCCAACCCGAGCACCGGCCACCGCCAGGTTGGCACGTCGCGCCCCAACCAGATCGAAGGGGTGAACCCGCCCGCCACGGCCAGGTTGATCACCACGGCCAGCAGCGGACTCACCTCTCCCAGACCGAGGGAGACCACCACCAGCGCGATCACGGTCAGCGCGGCGATCATCGCGGCGACCGTCAGCCCCGTGAACCACGGGGCCTCCTCCCCGCCCGAGTTCGCCGCTCCGCGCGCCGGACTCCTGCGCTCCCGGTCGCGCTCCCCCGGCTCCACGCGGCGAATCCGCCCGTCCACCGGGTCCCGGTAGCGGATCACCGCACCGAGCTCCGCGGCCAGCTCGGCCGCGAGCAGCTCCCCGCGCCGCGTCGCCGCCTCGGCCATCTTCCGCCCGGAGGTCTCGCCGCGGTGTATCCGCTCGACCACTTCGGCCCACTCGCGCAACGCCCCGACCAGCCGCTCGGAAACCCCGGTGTGCTCGGGAGCAAGCCCCAGGGTTTCGCTCGCGTCCACGAGCACGGCGCCGGCCCTGCCCGCGCGCAGCTCCAGCTCCGGTCCTCCGGTGACACTGCCGATCAACAGCACTCCACGGTTTCAGAAGGTCGGCGGCTCGGTCGTCATGGGTGGTCCCGCGGCGGTGCCGGTTGCCGGGGTGTTGGTTTCGGCGCTGCCGCGCCGAAGAAAACCCCGACCCAACCGCCGCCAACGCGCGCTCCCCGGAAAAGAGGACTAAAAACTTCAGTCCGCGGTCTCCTGGCCCATCGCGTGGAACACGATCGCGGCCGAGGCCGCCACGTTCAGCGAGTCCACCCCTCTGGCCATCGGGATCCCCACCGTGAGGTCGGCCGCCTCCAGCGCCTGCTCGCTCAGCCCGGGTCCCTCCGAACCCAGCAGCACGGCGACCTTTCCGCTGGAGAGATCGGCCTTGCTCACCGCAACGGCCCCGGAACGCGGGGCCAGAGCGGCCACGCGGAAACCGGCCGCTTCGAGCAGCCCCAGATCCGCGGGCCAGTCGTCCAGCCGCGCGAAGGGCACCCGCAGCACGTGCCCCATGGACACCCGCACGCTGCGGCGGTACAGCGGATCGGAGCAGCCCCTGCCGAGCAGCACCCCGTCCAGGCCGAGCCCGGCCGCGTTGCGGAACATCGCCCCCAGGTTCTCGTGGTCGACCACCCCCTCCAGCACGGCGAGCCGCCGGGAGTTCTCGATCAACCACGCCGGGTCCGTCTCGGGAGGCCGGTCGGCCACCGCGAGCACCCCCCGGTTGAGGTGGAAGCCCACGATCTTGGCCAGCACGTCGGGCTCGACGATGTAGGCGGGCACGTCCAGCCCCTCCAGCACCCCGGACAGCGCGTCGATGCGACGTCGTTCACCGAGCAGGCCGCGCAGCGGGTACGGCGAGTCCAGCAACCGCTCGACGACCAGTCGTCCCTCCCCGATGACCAGACCGCGGCCACCGGGACGGTCGGGACGGCGGTCCGCCGTGGTCAAATCGCGGAAATCGTCGACCGCGGGATCCTCCGGATCGGTTACTTCGATCAGTCTGGCCACACACCGCATCGTCGCATTCCGCCCCGACCTCCGAGCCCGGACCTCGCCCCGCGGCAAACACGGAACGTGCCGAATGGCGAAACTCACCAGCACGGTCGAGCGAGCGGGCATAACAAACCGTCCCAACGCGTTTATCGTCAGTGGTCCGAAGTCCCCGAAATGCGGAAGGTCTGGGCGAATGAGCGACGCACAGGCGAGTGACACCGCCGCGCACGACCCCACCACCGACCGGTCGAACACCGCGGAGGCTTCGGCCGCGGACAACTCGACGCTGCGCCGCAAGGCACGGTTCGCGCTCATCCTCGGCGGGCTGACCGCCTTCGGCCCGCTGACCATCGACATGTACCTGCCGGCGCTGCCCCAGCTGACCGAGGACCTGGGGGCGACTTCGGCGCAGGGGCAGCTGACCCTGACCGCGGTGCTGCTCGGACTGGCCTTCGGCCAGCTGCTCGCCGGACCGATCAGCGACTCGGTCGGCCGGAGGAAACCGCTGCTCGTCGGGCTGGCCGTGTACCTGACCGCCTCGGTGCTGTGCGCGATCTCCGGCGACATCTACGCGCTGACCGGGTTGCGCGCCCTGCAGGGCTTCGGCGCGGCCGCGGGGATGGTGATAGCTCGCGCGGCGGTGCGCGACCTCTACTCCGGGGTGGAAGCGGCCCGCTTCTTCTCCGCGCTGATGCTGGTGACCGGCCTGGCCCCGATCCTCGCCCCGGTGATCGGCGGACAGGTGCTGGCCCACACCACCTGGCGCGGGGTCTTCGTCGTGCTCACCTGCTTCGCGATCGTGCTGCTGGTGGTGACCTCCTTCGCGCTGCCGGAGACCAAACCGGCCGAGTGGCGCCAGTCCCTGCGTCTCGGCCCGACGATGCGCACCTTCGGCGGCCTGCTGGCGACTCCCTCGTTCCTCGGCAACGCCCTGGCCGCCGGGCTGGCGATGGCGGCGATGTTCTCCTACATCAGCGGATCGTCCTACGTGCTGCAGGACATCTACGGACTGTCCCCGCAGGTCTACAGCCTGGTGTTCGGGCTCAACGCCGTGGGCCTCGTCGCGGGGGGCCAGGCCAACGCCCGCCTCGTCGGCAGGATCGCCACGGAGTCCCAGCTGCTGCTGACCGCGCTGATCTCCTCCGCCGCGGCCGGGCTGGTCCTGGTCGGCGCGGTGCTGCTCGGGCTGCCCCTCCCGGTGCTGCTGGCCGCGCTGTTCGTGATGATCGCCAGCCTCGGCTTCGTGCTGCCCAACACGACGATGCTCGCGCTGGCCGAGAACCGGGAGGTGTCGGGGAGCGCCTCGGCCCTGCTCGGCGTCACCCAGTTCGTCGTGGGAGCCATGGCCGCCCCGCTGGTCGGCCTGGGCGGAGTGGGGTCCGCGCTGCCGATGGCGCTGGTGATGTTCGGGGTGGTGCTGGCCTCGCTCACCGTCTACCTCACGCTCGGCAGGCGCGCGGTCAGGGCGACCTCCGAGTAAGGCCCGAAGCGCCGCTCATCCGGAGTCCGGGCCGGTGCGGCTCGGTCCCCGGAGCCGACCTCGCACACCTCTGCCACGGCGGAACACGCAGCGCTGCCATCCCGTTAGCCCGTTCGCCGAACCGTGCCACCAATTTGGCCCCTGGTAGCCCCCTGAACCGGTGTGCCACCGTGAACTCCGGCGCTGACCAGCATGGAAGCTGCCGGTGTTGGCACCGTCGGAGCGGGGTGACGCGGCATGGGAAGGTACGTGGCCGATCAGGCTTTCCGACCTGGTGATCGGCAGCGATACCGGGACAAGATGCAGCGCGGCCTGGACGCGCTGGCCCGGATGCTGGCCGAGGACAACTTCTCCTTTCCCCACCAGCAGATGGGGCTGGAGATGGAGCTGAGCCTGGTCGACGAGGCGATGAACCCGTCGATGTCCAACGCCGAGGTACTGGAGAAGATCGACAACCCCTCGTTCACCACCGAACTGGGGCAGCACAACATCGAGTTCAACGTCCCCCCGCGCATGCTCGCGGGCAGGGGGGCGCTCGAGCTGGAGGAGCAACTGCGCGCCTCGCTGGTCGACGCGGACGCGAAGGCGCACGACAACGGGGCCAAACTGGTCATGATCGGGACGCTGCCGACCCTGCGCAGCGCGCACTTCGACCCGAGGTGGTTGTCCCGTCCATCGCGCTACGGGTTGCTCAACCAGCAGATCTGCGCGGCCCGGGGCGAGGAGATCCTGCTGCACATGGCGGGATCCCCGCTGGGCAGTCACGGTCAGGAGCGGTTGCGTTCGCACGCGGAGTCGATCCTGCCCACCTCGGCCTGCACCTCGGTCCAGCTGCACCTTCAGGTGTCCCCGGATGAGTTCGCGGCGCACTGGAACGCCGCGCAGTGCCTGGCCGGAGCGCAGATCGCCGTGGGGGCGAACTCGC contains:
- a CDS encoding multidrug effflux MFS transporter; amino-acid sequence: MSDAQASDTAAHDPTTDRSNTAEASAADNSTLRRKARFALILGGLTAFGPLTIDMYLPALPQLTEDLGATSAQGQLTLTAVLLGLAFGQLLAGPISDSVGRRKPLLVGLAVYLTASVLCAISGDIYALTGLRALQGFGAAAGMVIARAAVRDLYSGVEAARFFSALMLVTGLAPILAPVIGGQVLAHTTWRGVFVVLTCFAIVLLVVTSFALPETKPAEWRQSLRLGPTMRTFGGLLATPSFLGNALAAGLAMAAMFSYISGSSYVLQDIYGLSPQVYSLVFGLNAVGLVAGGQANARLVGRIATESQLLLTALISSAAAGLVLVGAVLLGLPLPVLLAALFVMIASLGFVLPNTTMLALAENREVSGSASALLGVTQFVVGAMAAPLVGLGGVGSALPMALVMFGVVLASLTVYLTLGRRAVRATSE